The genomic DNA TCGGTCAATCGTCTTGCAAAACATTTTTGTCATCACGCACACGGAATCCGTTCATCACGTTGAACAATTGGGTGGTGGTTGGTATGACACACCACTCACAGAAAAAGGAAAGACTGATGCGCACCGAGTTGCGCGCAGTCTATCCGCACAAGTCCAGGCAGATGCACTTTCTATTTTCTCTTCTGATCTCAAGCGCTGCACAGATATGGCGGCCATCTTTCAGGAGGTGTTTGGATGCACGTACAAAGCAGATCCGAGGCTCAGGGAAATGAGTTGTGGTAGTGCCGAAGGCATGAGCCGGCAGTGGCAAGACATGCACATCAACCCTGTGCCGGCCAACAACAACAGACTCGACCACCGGGTCTTCGAAGGTGCTGAATCGCGCAGAGAAGTTGGGGCGCGAATCACCCGTTTCATTGAAGACGAGCTTGCAGGCATAGACCACACAGCAATTGTCATCACCCATGGCTTTGCGTTGACGTTCTTCATTGCAGCATGGCTTCGCATCCCCGTCGAGCACATGGATTACTGCGAGTTCAGATCCACACCCGGCGGCGTAACGCATTTAAGCCAGGACACACTGTTTCGCAACAGGTCTTTGGTGGGCTTGAATGCTACCAGCTATCTAAAGAAATGAAACCAATGACTACGGAACAGAAGCACACTGGACCTAAAACACCACTACCATGCAAATCCTAAAACGCCACCGTCATGCCCAACTTGATTGGGCATCCACCGCGGTGGCAGCGGTTTTCCAAAAAGTAAACACAACTGCCATACCTGTGGATACCGGATCAAGTCCGGCATGACGAGACTTCAGTATAGCGAAGACCGGTGCAAGCTTCGCCTCTCCAACCCTACTGCCCAGCCCGCTTAACTCGGACCGGATCAGCCGGCTGCGGAAGCAACTCCACCGCCTCCGTCTCCAGCATCCTAAGTGCTTCCTGCACAGCCCGCTCCAATTGCGCATCCCGGCCTGCAGCTGACAGCTTTGGATCTTCATCCACTTCGATGTCCGGGGCGACGCCGATATTCTCGACATCCCACTCCCCATTCAGGTTGTAAAACCCGACCCAGGGAGCGCCGACAAAACCACCGTCGATCAGTGGTGGGTGGTTACCCCAGCCAACGAGACCGCCCCACGTTTTTGTGCCAATCAATGGGCCAACCTCGCGTTGCTTAAAGAGATACGGCAACATGTCGCCACCGGAGCCGGCGCGTTCGTTGATGATCATCACTTTCGGACCAAAGATCGCGCCGTTGGGCACTGTGAACGGCTGCTTGTCGCCCACATTGTTGTTGAAATACCCCTGCAGGTCGCGATCCAGGTAATCCACGATGTAGTCAGCAATCGAGCCGCCGCCGTTGTAGCGTTCATCTATTACAGCGCCTTTCTTGTGCTTCTGCGCAAAGTAGTAGCGGTTGAAATTGTTGTAGCCGCCCCGCCCCGTATTGGGTAGCCACACATAGGCCAGCTGTCCGTTTGACAGTTCGTCTACCTTTTTCCGGTTCGACTCAACCCAATCATGTGTTCGCAGTCCTACTTCAGAGGGCACGGGATACACTTTTACTTCGCGCGCAGCATCCCCCCGCGTATTGGAAGACAGGGTCAAGACCGTTTCTTTGTTAACCGTGTGCTCAAACCGGCTAAAAAAGTTATCATTGGTGCGAAGCCGCTGGCCATTTACCGCAAGCAGATAGTCCCCTTCATTGACATCGATACCTGGGCCACTCAGGGGAGCACGCGAACCATTGGTCCAAGGATCACTGTGCAAGATCTTTTTGATCTGATAAAATTCCCCGTCAGCCACAATATCAGCACCCAACAAGCCTACGCTAACCCGCTCAACGGAAGGCACATCGCCGCCACCTGCAAACGAGTGGCCAATTGACGTCTCACCACCCAGGATATCGAGCAGATAAGTCAGGTCACTCCGGTGCCGAACATGGTCGAGCATCGGGCCATAGGCGCGCTTCACCCATTCGAGGTCTAGCCCGTGTACGTTTTCTACGTACAGCAAGTCGCGTTGCAGGCGGATCCCCTCCGCATACATTTGCTTCCATTCAGCTGCAGGATCCACAAACGTGCGCATGTCTGACGTATTCACGCTACCGTCCGATGGATTGGGACCTCCGTCACTTCCGACAATCTGATAGCCGCCGCCGCTTCGCACCAGCATTTTTGTACCATCATCAGATATAGCAACGGATTGCACGCCGGCCATAAACGTGTCCAATTCACGATCAGCCATTTTGTACCGCTGCAGCGTAACACCGGGCTGGTTTTCAATAGCCTCCGCAAGAAACACGGTACCTTCAGAGCCCGCAATCAGGCCTCTATAACTTCTAGTCGGTACGTCAAGCGCTATGATGCGGTGTGTCAGGCCGTCAAAATCAATGGTCACTTCCACGCCAGATGGCGCCTCTTCTTCTCCTTCTTCTTTCTCTTCCTCATCTTCATCCGCTTCTTTAACAGCTTCGTCATCGCTTTTGGGCGCCACCGGAGAAGGCTCATCTGCTGCAAGTACCACAACATGTACCGAGCTTTGCTCAGGACGATCGTACGACGTCATATCAAGCCAGCCCACATTCAGGCCATAATTGATACTGGAAAGGAAATACATATACTTCCCACTGGCGTCAAACTCGGGAGAAATGGCGGAAGCCATACCATCAGTGATCGCAGTTGACGCCTTGTTTGCCAAATTATGCACGTAGATGGAATGGTACTGGTTTTCTTCCATCCGGCTATATGCCAGCCACTTGGAATCAGGTGACCAATCAAATGACATGCGGTTAACGGAGAACATCGCATTGTCTACGATATAGCCTTCGCCTTCTTTTGTATCAAAAACCCACAGGTTCTGGTCCATATCGGTAAAGGCGATGTGTCGAGAATTTGGCGCCCAATCCGGATTGTAGAAAAAGGTAGGATTAGGGATGTCGAAGCTTTGCACATCCTTGCCAAATTGATCCGCAACGACCAGCTTGTATTCTCCCGATGCATCAGAGAACCATGCAATATGCTGCCCATCGGGCGACCACGCCGGCGCACGGTCCGCTGTGTCTGATGAATTGGTGAGGTTGCGGGTTGCGCCATGCTCCGCCGGCACCGTAAAAATTTCGCCACGCGCTTCAAACACAACCCGCTTGCCATTGGGTGAGATATCCATGTTCTGCACCATGCCGCCTACAGATTCCCAATGGGGCCTGGCCCACGAAAAATCACCATTGATCGTGATCGGCACGCGTGCCGGCTCACCACCCTGTGCATCCAGCGTATAGAGATAGCCGCCGTTTTCGAAAATGAGTGATCCTCCCCCGCTTTCCAGATTTTTCACGTCAAACTCCTCAAAAAATGTGCGCTGCTCAAGTGTGCCATCGGTTGTACTGTACGCCCACACGTTTACGGTAAAGTCGCGGTCCGACAAGAAAAAGACTGTGTCATCAATCCAGTTTGGATGCTGGTCCTTTGTACCATCCCATGGGAGTTTTTCTACGTCTAACGATTCCAGGTCGATGATTCGAATGGGATTATTTTGTCCGCCACGGTAATTACGGAATTCAGATTCCCAGGGCGTAACCATTTCATAAGCCATCTTTGCGCCATTCGGGGAGAATTTACCGTTTTGCAAACGCGGCAATGGCAGTGCTTCAGGAAAAGATTCATCCAGCGCGATGGTCCAGAAACGAGGTATGGGGACCGGTGCATTGGTCCGCCCCGATGCAAACACAACGGCAGAACCATCGACAGTCCAGCCGCGGGCAATGTCAGCAAAAGGGTGCCATGTGAGTCGACGAGGCTCTCCGCCGTTAACGCCAACAACAAACACATCGGTGTTGCCATCATATTGCCCCGAAAACGCAACCCACTGGCCGTCTGGTGAAAAATGTGGCTCCGTCTCCGCCCCTTCAAAGGTTGTCAGGCGATGCACGTTGCTGCCATCCCGGTCGGCAAGCCAAATATCGTTAGCATATACAAAAGCCACGTGGTTTTCGCTGATGGCCGGCATCCGCAAAAGACGCGTTTGCTGGGCAGTTGCTGTTTTTAGTGGAGCAAGAAGTATGATTAAGACTAATAGGGAAAGTATCTTATAGAATCGCATACCGGGATATATCTCTTTTCCTGAATTGACAAACGGTTCTTGACTAGCATAATAAAGAACTCGCTAAAGAAAAG from Bacteroidota bacterium includes the following:
- a CDS encoding histidine phosphatase family protein, with the protein product RSIVLQNIFVITHTESVHHVEQLGGGWYDTPLTEKGKTDAHRVARSLSAQVQADALSIFSSDLKRCTDMAAIFQEVFGCTYKADPRLREMSCGSAEGMSRQWQDMHINPVPANNNRLDHRVFEGAESRREVGARITRFIEDELAGIDHTAIVITHGFALTFFIAAWLRIPVEHMDYCEFRSTPGGVTHLSQDTLFRNRSLVGLNATSYLKK
- a CDS encoding PDZ domain-containing protein, producing the protein MRFYKILSLLVLIILLAPLKTATAQQTRLLRMPAISENHVAFVYANDIWLADRDGSNVHRLTTFEGAETEPHFSPDGQWVAFSGQYDGNTDVFVVGVNGGEPRRLTWHPFADIARGWTVDGSAVVFASGRTNAPVPIPRFWTIALDESFPEALPLPRLQNGKFSPNGAKMAYEMVTPWESEFRNYRGGQNNPIRIIDLESLDVEKLPWDGTKDQHPNWIDDTVFFLSDRDFTVNVWAYSTTDGTLEQRTFFEEFDVKNLESGGGSLIFENGGYLYTLDAQGGEPARVPITINGDFSWARPHWESVGGMVQNMDISPNGKRVVFEARGEIFTVPAEHGATRNLTNSSDTADRAPAWSPDGQHIAWFSDASGEYKLVVADQFGKDVQSFDIPNPTFFYNPDWAPNSRHIAFTDMDQNLWVFDTKEGEGYIVDNAMFSVNRMSFDWSPDSKWLAYSRMEENQYHSIYVHNLANKASTAITDGMASAISPEFDASGKYMYFLSSINYGLNVGWLDMTSYDRPEQSSVHVVVLAADEPSPVAPKSDDEAVKEADEDEEEKEEGEEEAPSGVEVTIDFDGLTHRIIALDVPTRSYRGLIAGSEGTVFLAEAIENQPGVTLQRYKMADRELDTFMAGVQSVAISDDGTKMLVRSGGGYQIVGSDGGPNPSDGSVNTSDMRTFVDPAAEWKQMYAEGIRLQRDLLYVENVHGLDLEWVKRAYGPMLDHVRHRSDLTYLLDILGGETSIGHSFAGGGDVPSVERVSVGLLGADIVADGEFYQIKKILHSDPWTNGSRAPLSGPGIDVNEGDYLLAVNGQRLRTNDNFFSRFEHTVNKETVLTLSSNTRGDAAREVKVYPVPSEVGLRTHDWVESNRKKVDELSNGQLAYVWLPNTGRGGYNNFNRYYFAQKHKKGAVIDERYNGGGSIADYIVDYLDRDLQGYFNNNVGDKQPFTVPNGAIFGPKVMIINERAGSGGDMLPYLFKQREVGPLIGTKTWGGLVGWGNHPPLIDGGFVGAPWVGFYNLNGEWDVENIGVAPDIEVDEDPKLSAAGRDAQLERAVQEALRMLETEAVELLPQPADPVRVKRAGQ